In a single window of the Anabas testudineus chromosome 17, fAnaTes1.2, whole genome shotgun sequence genome:
- the LOC113172228 gene encoding pancreatic alpha-amylase-like, with product MKLLILVTVLGISLAQHDPHTRHGRTAIVHLFEWRWADIAAECERYLAPNGYAGVQISPPNEHIIVTNPWRPWWERYQPISYNLCSRSGSESELRDMITRCNNVGVNIYVDAVINHMCGSGGGSGTHSSCGSWFNAGNREFPSVPYSGADFNDGKCKTGSGEIENYGDANQVRDCRLVGLLDLALGNEYVRGKVVDYMNKLIDMGVAGFRVDACKHMWPGDLSAVFGRLHNLNSNWFSGSARPFIFQEVIDLGGEPITAKEYVHLGRVTEFKYGAKLGTIFRKWNNEKLYYTSNWGEGWGMMADGNALVFVDNHDNQRGHGAGGASILTFKDARLYKMAVGYMLAHPYGVARVMSSFSWSSEDQGPPSNGDGSTKPVPINADQTCGDGWVCEHRWRQIKNMAIFRNVVNGQPHSNWWDNQSNQVAFGRGNRGFIVFNNDDWNLDATLNTGLPGGTYCDVISGQKEGSGCTGKQINVGSDGRAHFSISNSAEDPFIAIHVEAKL from the exons ATGAAGTTGTTAATTCTGGTGACTGTGTTGGGGATCAGCCTCGCTCAGCACGACCCCCACACCAGGCACGGCAGGACTGCCATTGTCCACCTGTTTGAGTGGCGCTGGGCTGACATTGCTGCAGAGTGTGAACGCTACTTGGCTCCCAATGGCTATGCTGGAGTTCAG ATCTCCCCTCCAAATGAACACATCATTGTAACCAATCCCTGGAGACCCTGGTGGGAGAGATACCAGCCAATCAGCTACAACCTGTGCTCCAGATCTGGCAGTGAGTCTGAGCTGAGAGACATGATCACCAGATGCAACAATGTTGGG GTCAACATCTATGTGGATGCCGTCATCAACCACATGTGTGGCTCCGGCGGTGGATCAGGAACCCACTCTTCATGTGGAAGCTGGTTCAATGCTGGCAACAGGGAGTTCCCCAGTGTCCCTTATTCTGGGGCAGACTTCAATGACGGAAAATGCAAGACTGGCAGTGGTGAAATTGAGAACTATGGTGATGCAAATCAG GTACGTGACTGTCGTCTGGTCGGTCTATTGGATCTCGCCTTGGGGAATGAATACGTTAGGGGTAAAGTGGTCGACTACATGAACAAGCTGATTGACATGGGTGTGGCTGGATTCAGAGTGGATGCCTGCAAGCACATGTGGCCCGGGGACCTTTCTGCTGTCTTTGGTCGTCTGCACAACCTCAACTCAAACTGGTTCTCTGGTAGTGCCAGACCCTTCATCTTCCAAGAG GTTATTGATCTGGGAGGTGAGCCCATCACAGCTAAGGAGTACGTCCATCTGGGAAGAGTGACTGAGTTCAAATATGGTGCCAAACTGGGAACTATCTTCAGGAAATGGAACAACGAGAAGTTGTATTACACCTC gaacTGGGGAGAGGGATGGGGTATGATGGCTGATGGAAATGCTCTCGTATTTGTTGACAACCATGACAACCAGAGAGGCCATGGAGCTGGTGGTGCATCCATTCTTACCTTCAAGGACGCCAGGCTCTACAAGATGGCAGTCGGTTACATGCTGGCTCACCCTTATGGTGTAGCTAGAGTGATGTCTAGCTTCAGCTGGAGTTCAGAA GATCAGGGCCCTCCCAGCAACGGTGATGGGTCCACTAAGCCTGTTCCCATCAATGCTGACCAGACTTGTGGAGACGGATGGGTGTGTGAGCATAGGTGGCGTCAGATCAA GAACATGGCCATTTTCCGCAACGTGGTGAATGGACAGCCTCACTCCAACTGGTGGGATAACCAGAGCAACCAGGTCGCCTTCGGACGTGGTAATCGTGGTTTCATCGTCTTTAACAATGATGACTG GAACCTGGATGCCACCCTGAACACTGGTTTACCCGGTGGAACCTACTGTGATGTCATTTCTGGCCAGAAAGAAGGAAGCGGGTGCACTGGGAAGCAGATCAACGTGGGCAGCGACGGCCGCGCCCACTTCAGTATCAGCAACTCTGCAGAGGACCCTTTCATTGCTATTCATGTTGAAGCcaagctgtaa